GTGGTGTTTTACCTTGTAGCGAGGACGGGAGTTGAACCCATGTCCGCCGTGGCGGATAAGAATCCTTGCTTTTAAAGAGAATCGATTAGTTTTTTAATGAATTCTCTTCCGATTCCGGTTTTCAAATATTTTTCTCTTTTAATTGCTTCATTTTTAGAATTGAAAAATTCTACATAAACAACTTCCCAAGGTCTGTATTTTACAGTATAGCCTTTTGCCACAAGTAAATTATGAGATTTAAATCGTTCAATTAGATTAGAAGTAAATCCAGTATAGTTTTTATTGAATTTTTCTGAGAATAAGATATACACTACAAACTCTTCCATTTTGTCAAATTGTTTTAAGCAAAAAAAAACACCACTTTGAAAAAAGTGGTGTTTTACCTTGTAGCGAGGACGGGAGTTGAACCCGTGTCCGCCGCGGCGGATAAGAATCCTTGCTTTTAAAGAGAATCGATTAGTTTTTTAATGAATTCTCTTCCGGTTCCGGTTTTGAAATATTTTTCTCTTTTGATGGCTTCATTTTTAGAATTGAAAAATTCTACATAAACAACTTCCCAAGGTCTGTATTTTGCAGTATAGCCCTTTGTAGCAAGTAAATTATGAGATTTAAAACGTTCAATTAGATTAGAAGTAAATCCAGTATAGTTTTTATTGAATTTTTCTGAGAATAAGATATACACTACAAACTCTTCCATTTTGTCAAATTGTTTTAAGCAAAAAAAAAACACCACTTTGAAAAAAGTGGTGTTTTACCTTGTAGCGAGGACGGGAGTTGAACCCGTGTCCGCCGCGGCGGATAAGAATCCTTGCTTTTAAAGAGAATCGATTAGTTTTTTAATGAATTCTCTTCCGGTTCCGGTTTTGAAATATTTTTCTCTTTTGATGGCTTCATTTTTAGAATTGAAAAATTCTACATAAACAACTTCCCAAGGTCTGTATTTTGCAGTATAGCCCTTTGTAGCAAGTAAATTATGAGATTTAAAACGTTCAATTAGATTAGAAGTAAATCCAGTATAGTTTTTATTGAATTTTTCTGAGAATAAGATATACACTACAAACTCTTCCATTTTGTCAAATTGTTTTAAGCAAAAAAAAAAAACACCACTTTGAAAAAAGTGGTGTTTTACCTTGTAGCGAGGACGGGAGTTGAACCCGTGACCTCAGGGTTATGAATCCTGCGCTCTAACCAACTGAGCTACCTCGCCTGGACTGCTATCATGAATTCGTGATTGCGGGTGCAAAGATAGAAATAATATTAAAGCAAACAAGAATATTTTGAAGAAAAAAAAATATTTTTAAAAACGCATTGTTTTTGGACATATATTCTTATATTTCCAAAAAAATTAAAAGTAGCACATGGATTCAAAAATACGTTACGAAATCGAGTTTCCGATCAATTCTTCGCCGCAGTTATTGTATCAATATATATCAACGCCGTCAGGTTTATCAGAATGGTTTGCTGACAACGTTAACTCAAGAGGTGAATTTTTTACCTTTATCTGGAATGATTCACAGGAAAAAGCACGTCTGGCTTCTAAAAAATCAGGCGAAAAAGTGAAGTTCAAATGGGTTGACGAAAGCAGTAAAGACACTGAATACTTTTTTGAACTGCATATTTTAGTTGATGAATTAACTAAAGATGTATCATTAATGGTAGTTGATTTTGCTGATAAAGAAGAAATAGGAGAGGCTAAACAATTGTGGGAGAATCAGATCTCAGATCTGAAACATCTTATTGGTTCTGTTTAGTAAAAGTCTATTTTATACCTTATATTTGCCCTGAACAAAATTCAGGGTTTTTTTATGATCAATTTTAACGGAAACACAGTACAGGAAGAAAATATATTAACTCAAAATCGTGCTTTTCTTTATGGAGACGGCGTTTTTGAAACCGTAAAAATAATCAATAACAAAATTTTGTTCCTCGAAGATCATTATTTCAGGTTAATGGCTTCGATGCGTGTTGTGCGAATGGAAATTCCAATGAACTTCACTATGGAATATTTTGAAGAACAGATTTTAAATTTCGTTCAGGCAAAAGGTATCACAGCATCGGCAAGAGCAAGAATTACCGTTTTTAGAAATGACGGCGGTTTGTATCTCCCAACAACAAATGAGATTTCATATTTAATTCATGCGGCCCCTCTTGAAAACACTTCTTATGTTTTAAATACAGCAGAATACGAAGTAGATTTATACAAAGACTTTTATGTAACAAAACAATTGCTGTCGTCTATTAAAACGACCAATAAAATGATAAATGTTACCGGAAGTATTTTTGCGCATGAAAACGGTTTGGCAAACTGCCTGCTGGTAAATGATGCAAAAAATGTTATAGAAGCTTTACAAGGTAATTTGTTTATGGTTTCGGGTAAAAAACTGATTACCCCGCCAGTATCTGAAGGCTGTTTAAACGGAATTATGCGTAAACAGATTTTAGCTCTGGCTAAGAAAATTGAAGGCATAGAGGTAACAGAGGAAATAATTTCGCCATTTGATCTTCAAAAAGCAGACGAATTATTCCTTACAAATGTTATCACGGGAATACAGCCGATAACTAAATACCGAAAAAAGGAGTTTACAAGTAATCTGGCTCATTTATTAGTGCAAAAGCTAAATGAATCCATTTCTGAAAATTAATTCAGATATGGATTCTCAGGTGCGTTTGACCAGATAACGTAATCGCCTCCCAGTTCAATGATCTGTTCCTTCCAAAAATGGGTGGTCGATTTTCCGATAATTTTATTCTTGTAATTATTATCGGCAATGATCCAGGAGTTGCCCTGCATTTCGCTTTCAAGCTGATTTTCATCCCAACCGGTATAGCCTAAGAAAAAACGAATGTTATTCTTGGTTATCGCTCCGTTGTTAATCAGGTCTTTGGTCGATTCAAAATCGCCTCCCCAATATATTCCGTTAGAAATCTCCACACTATTTGGGATTAACTCAGGAATGTTATGAATGAAGTACAGATTGTCTTGTTCAACCGGGCCTCCGTTATATATCTTGAAATTGGCATCAATCTCCGGAATTAAATCATTAATAGTATATTTTAGAGGTTTATTAATGATAAATCCTATTGATCCTTCTTTGTTATGGTCTGCTAATAAAATTACCGATCTGTTAAAAGATAAATCTCCAATTATTGAAGGCTCGGCAATAAGCAGGTGTCCTTTTTTTAATTTTTCTGAAATCATACGGCTACAATTTTCTTTAAATTTAATCATAAAATTTTTAAAATCGCAAAAAAAATCGTTAAACCGCATAAAAAAACCCTCCATAAGGAGGGTTTTAATTATATTATCTTAGTTTAGCGAACTTTAACTAATTAGTTCACTGCACCTTCTAATTCAGCTCCAGCTTTGAATTTTACTACATTTTTTGCAGCAATTTTGATAGTTTTTCCTGTTTGAGGATTTCTACCATCTCTAGCAGCTCTCGCAGACACTGACCAAGATCCGAAACCTACTAATGAAATTCTTCCGCCTTTTTTCAAAGTAGTTCCTACATTTCCTAAAAATGATTCTAAAGCTAATTTTGCCGCAGCTTTTGTAATTCCTGCATCAGCAGCGATAGCATCGATTAATTCTGATTTGTTCATAATAATTAGTTATTAATTGTTGGTTAAAAAAAAATGTTAATACACAAATTTAGTAGGAAATCCGTTGCGTGCAAGTGTTTTCTTTAATTTTAGCAATAATTGTTGATAACTTGCTTTTTTTGTTCATAAAGCACGTTGTTTATCGACTAAAAACAGGTACAAACCCCTGTTTTACTGAGCTTAATGCATCTTTGCTTCATCAGAAAAAGTAATGCCGTTTAATAATTCCGACACCTGCATTCTCTTCTTTCCCGGTAATTGTAGGCTTAATAACTCTATAAAGCCTCCTTTTATTGCAACTTTAATTTCTTTTTTACTGTTAATTAACTTTCCAATCTCATAAGAATGGCTGTCCGGCATCAGTTTAGCCTCGTAGATTTTGATATTTAAATTTTCATTTTTATCATTCAGGAAACACCATGCAGCAGGATAAGGACTCAAACCGCGTATTAAATTGTTGATTTCCTCTCCTGATTTTGTCCAGTCAATTTTGCAGTTTTCCTTGTTTAACTTGTATGCTGTCCTGATTTCGTCATTATCTTCCTGAATAGTTGTGGTCACATTTCCGTTTTCAATTACTTTTAAAGTATCAATTACAGTTGTGCTTCCTAAATTCATTAATCTATCGTGTAATTGTCCTGCATTTTCTGTAGGTTCAATTGAGATTTCCGAATTTAAAATCATGGCTCCGGTATCAATTTTATCATCTATAAAAAATGTTGTAACACCAGTTTTGGTTTCACCATTAATAATCGCCCAGTTAATTGGCGCTGCGCCGCGATAATTTGGCAGTAAAGAAGCGTGAAGATTAAATGTTCCTAAACTTGGCATTTCCCAAACTACTTTTGGAAGCATTCTAAACGCAACCACAATTTGCAGATTGGCATTTAAAGCTTTTAATTCAGCCAGAAAACTTTCGTCTTTTAAATTTACGGGCTGTAATAAAGTCAGGTTGTGCGCGAGTGCATATTCTTTTACAGCCGAGTATTTTATTTTTTGTCCGCGTCCTGCCGGTTTATCAGCAGCCGTAATAACGCCCACAACTTCGTAATTGTTTTTAAGAATGGTATCCAGAATTCCAACCGCAAACTCCGGAGTTCCCATAAATATAATTCGTAATTTTTCCATTATGATTTTAAAGTGTATTTATTGTTCGCCTGAATAACGATATGATTGTTTTCTAATAATTCCTGAATCACTGCCAGAACATCTTTTGTGTCGAGTTTTATCTGATTCTGAATTTCTCTTGATGTTAAAGCAGTTGCTTTTAGCAGATGAAGAATTTTATCTGCAATAGAATCAGCTTCGGTTATTTTTCCTTTTTGGGTAATACAATAGGAGCAGACCCCGCAGTTTGAATCGGCTTTTTCTCCAAAATAATCCAAAACCAAACGGTTTTTGCATGTTTTGTCTTCTTTTATATAATAAAGTACAGATGAAAGCTGGTCGCGTTTTAGTTTGTTTTGTTTTTCCAGATATTTCGAAACACGGTTTATCGTCAAATCATCTTCACGGACTTCATTAAATAATATAGTAGCATCGTTGTTTTTCGATTTGTATTCGATGATTTCTTTCTCTTTCAGTTTTTCCAAAACAGCCGTAATTTGTCCTTCGGTGTGATTTGATTTTTTTGCCAGTAACGGAAGGTTTAATGCTGTTTTCATTTCGTGAATTCCGGGATAGGTTCGTAAAATCGCCAGAATAATTTCTTCTTCGTTCGGATTCAGACTCATATACCGAATCACTTCTTTAGATTCAATTAAAAACTGCATCGTAACTTTTTCCGAAAATTCCTGAGACATCGTAATAATGCCCTGTTGATTCAAAAACTGCAGTGCATTGTAAGTTTTAAGAGTAGGGAAGTCGTATTTATTGCAAAAGTGATTCATTTTAAAAGAATAGGATTCGTCTATTCCTTCGCCGTAAGCAATCTGGAAATAATTGCACAATTTAATGTACATCGTTTTCAGGAATTTTTTATCCGGAAGAATATTCAGAAACTGCTGTTCAGTCTGATTGGCATCTGAGTTATTAAAAAGCAAAACCGAAAATGATTTTTCGCCGTTACGTCCCGCCCTTCCGGATTCCTGATAATAATTTTCTAAATTTTCGGGCAATTGGGTATGGATAACCGTTTTTACATTGTCTTTGTCGATTCCCATTCCAAACGCATTTGTAGCGACAATTACCTGTGCCTGTTCCGACATCCACAATTGCATGTTTTTGTCTTTTTCCTGAGCCGAAAGTCCGCCGTGATAATACGTTGCCCTAAATCCTAATGACTGTAGCTGTGTAGACATGTTCAGGCAAGATTTTCGGTTACGTACGTAAATAATAGAAGGCTGTGGATTTTTCTTTAAAATCTGTTCAACACGGTATAATTTGTCTTCGACTTCAAAGACCATGTATGCGATATTTTTTCTTTCAAAAGACTTTTGGAAAAGTTTGGTGTCTTTTAATCCTAATTCGGTTTTAATGTCTTCAACGACTCTTGGAGTTGCAGTTGCGGTTAAGGCCAAAAACGGAATTTTAGGAAAGTATTTTTTTAGTTCCGAAATTTTTAAGTAAGCAGGTCGGAAATCATGGCCCCATTGCGAAACACAATGCGCTTCGTCAATAGCGATTAAATTAATTGGGAGATTCTTTATTCGTTCCAAAATCCAGTCTGACTGAAGACGTTCCGGAGAAAGATAAAGAAATTTGTAATTCCCAAATTGGCAGTTGTCCAGAAGATCAATAATTTCTTCGGTGTGAATTCCTCCCGTAAGGGCAATGGCTTTAATATCTCTCTTTTGCAGATTAGCCACCTGATCTTTCATCAAAGCGATTAAAGGCGAAATTACGAGGCATATTCCTTCCTGCATCATGGCCGGAACCTGAAAGCAAATCGATTTTCCGCCCCCCGTGGGCAGCAGAGCAAAAGTGTCCTGACCTTCTAAAACCGAATCAATTATTTCTTTTTGCAAAGGTCGGAAACCTTGGTGTTTCCAGTATTTTAAAAGAATGTCTTGTGCTTCCTGCATGACCTGTGTTTTAAAGTTAAAAATGTAGAAATCAGTTTCTAGTTTTGCAACTTTAAAACCGGCTGCTAAATTTTGTCTAAGATAAAAAGAATTCTGTTTTCTACTGTATCTTTCGGAACCTCAATTAAATCGTAACCGTATTTCTTATAAGTTTCGATAAGATGTTTCTGGATTTCTAATGCCTGTTCGAAATTTTCATAACGTTCTGTGTCACTTTTATAAATTTCTTCCCAAGGCGGCAGAATAAATGTTTTAGAGTATTTATAGTTCTCGCAGGCATCTATAAAATATTCAGGATATTCATCGCCAATATAATCCATATAAGCGACAACATCGGGAATACCGCGGTCGATAAAAACTACATTATCGGGTTCCTGTACGGCACTTTTAAATTGCTGAATACGTCCTTCGAGGAGCATTTCGCTAAATAATAAGGGCTGTTCAAGGAATAATTGTTCGATACCTCTTTTTTGAGCTTCGAGCGTAACTTCTCTGGAAATTTCGGGATAACAGCAATAGCCACGAGCGACTAATTCGTTTATAAGTGTAGATTTTCCTGTACCAGGACCGCCAAGCAGGACTATGATTTCTTTTTGCACTATTCTAAAAATAAAGCGCAAATTTACCTAAACTTATTTATAATTAAAAAGAATATTTCTCAGAAACGAAAGATTTGATATTTTATAAATAAAGTTCTTGTTTTGAGACCCTGATTTGGAAGATATATTTCTCTAACATTATGTAATTCGCGTTTAGATCAGAAAATAAATATCTTCAAGGTTATAAAAACCTTGAAGGAGACCAAATAATACTTTCAAGAAATATCTTTTGTCAATTTTATCTTTATCCCGGGAAATTATTGCTCAGCCAAAAGCTGAATACTGTCAGAATGATTAATGATGTTATAGAACCATAAAAAATACCTGATCCTAAATTTTGCGCAGATTCTTTATTTTCTGAAAATTTTCTAATTACAAACCCAATAGTTACAGAAGCAATTAGTATCAAAATTATCAATAAAAAATTGTCCAGTAGTTTAAGAGTATAAATAATAAAAAGATGCAGTACTAAGGTTGACGTAAAAACGATTTGTTTCATCTTTATTTAAGCGTTACTCACAAAAAGAATATTTTTCAGAATCTTTCCCTTTTTTATTAGAAGGGATAATCAAATGCGATTGGAATTTTTTATCATTCAATACATTATTCACAAAATCCAAAACATATTGCTGTCCCTGGTGAAAAAGATAACCGGAAAATTCATGTCCGCCTCCGCAAAAAGTAATCAGCTCAACGTCTTTATGTAAATCGTTCATCTGATTGTAAACTGCGTATGAACCAAAAAGAATCAGCCAGCCCGAAGCATTTGTAGGGCACGAACGGTGCGAACCTGCGCTGTACGGAACTGTGTCGTCATTGTTTCCGTGAGCCAATAACATCGGAATTGCTTTTTCTTTGGTAATCAAATTAATATCCTGAATTGCGCCTGAACCTCCTATAAACCCTTTGTATTTAAAACTTTCAGGCAGATTGCTTTTGTATAAATTCATCAGTTTGTAATCCCAGAAAGAAGCATGAAAACCAAT
This portion of the Flavobacterium gelatinilyticum genome encodes:
- a CDS encoding aminotransferase class IV, producing MINFNGNTVQEENILTQNRAFLYGDGVFETVKIINNKILFLEDHYFRLMASMRVVRMEIPMNFTMEYFEEQILNFVQAKGITASARARITVFRNDGGLYLPTTNEISYLIHAAPLENTSYVLNTAEYEVDLYKDFYVTKQLLSSIKTTNKMINVTGSIFAHENGLANCLLVNDAKNVIEALQGNLFMVSGKKLITPPVSEGCLNGIMRKQILALAKKIEGIEVTEEIISPFDLQKADELFLTNVITGIQPITKYRKKEFTSNLAHLLVQKLNESISEN
- a CDS encoding RecQ family ATP-dependent DNA helicase, coding for MQEAQDILLKYWKHQGFRPLQKEIIDSVLEGQDTFALLPTGGGKSICFQVPAMMQEGICLVISPLIALMKDQVANLQKRDIKAIALTGGIHTEEIIDLLDNCQFGNYKFLYLSPERLQSDWILERIKNLPINLIAIDEAHCVSQWGHDFRPAYLKISELKKYFPKIPFLALTATATPRVVEDIKTELGLKDTKLFQKSFERKNIAYMVFEVEDKLYRVEQILKKNPQPSIIYVRNRKSCLNMSTQLQSLGFRATYYHGGLSAQEKDKNMQLWMSEQAQVIVATNAFGMGIDKDNVKTVIHTQLPENLENYYQESGRAGRNGEKSFSVLLFNNSDANQTEQQFLNILPDKKFLKTMYIKLCNYFQIAYGEGIDESYSFKMNHFCNKYDFPTLKTYNALQFLNQQGIITMSQEFSEKVTMQFLIESKEVIRYMSLNPNEEEIILAILRTYPGIHEMKTALNLPLLAKKSNHTEGQITAVLEKLKEKEIIEYKSKNNDATILFNEVREDDLTINRVSKYLEKQNKLKRDQLSSVLYYIKEDKTCKNRLVLDYFGEKADSNCGVCSYCITQKGKITEADSIADKILHLLKATALTSREIQNQIKLDTKDVLAVIQELLENNHIVIQANNKYTLKS
- a CDS encoding HU family DNA-binding protein, translating into MNKSELIDAIAADAGITKAAAKLALESFLGNVGTTLKKGGRISLVGFGSWSVSARAARDGRNPQTGKTIKIAAKNVVKFKAGAELEGAVN
- the fmt gene encoding methionyl-tRNA formyltransferase, which gives rise to MEKLRIIFMGTPEFAVGILDTILKNNYEVVGVITAADKPAGRGQKIKYSAVKEYALAHNLTLLQPVNLKDESFLAELKALNANLQIVVAFRMLPKVVWEMPSLGTFNLHASLLPNYRGAAPINWAIINGETKTGVTTFFIDDKIDTGAMILNSEISIEPTENAGQLHDRLMNLGSTTVIDTLKVIENGNVTTTIQEDNDEIRTAYKLNKENCKIDWTKSGEEINNLIRGLSPYPAAWCFLNDKNENLNIKIYEAKLMPDSHSYEIGKLINSKKEIKVAIKGGFIELLSLQLPGKKRMQVSELLNGITFSDEAKMH
- a CDS encoding alpha/beta hydrolase family protein, with protein sequence MKKFLFFLFTSFTFYSSNAQEVKTLTYFQNDTLKLDLDLYLPKKKTDEKIPLILFAFGGGFSGGERTSEKNFGLFMAQNGYAVASISYSLYMKGKDFGCKGTLTEKIKAIQIGVSDMWQATGYLIENASKYNLDTSKFFISGISAGAEIGFHASFWDYKLMNLYKSNLPESFKYKGFIGGSGAIQDINLITKEKAIPMLLAHGNNDDTVPYSAGSHRSCPTNASGWLILFGSYAVYNQMNDLHKDVELITFCGGGHEFSGYLFHQGQQYVLDFVNNVLNDKKFQSHLIIPSNKKGKDSEKYSFCE
- a CDS encoding GIY-YIG nuclease family protein produces the protein MEEFVVYILFSEKFNKNYTGFTSNLIERFKSHNLLATKGYTAKYRPWEVVYVEFFNSKNEAIKREKYFKTGTGREFIKKLIDSL
- a CDS encoding YqgE/AlgH family protein, encoding MISEKLKKGHLLIAEPSIIGDLSFNRSVILLADHNKEGSIGFIINKPLKYTINDLIPEIDANFKIYNGGPVEQDNLYFIHNIPELIPNSVEISNGIYWGGDFESTKDLINNGAITKNNIRFFLGYTGWDENQLESEMQGNSWIIADNNYKNKIIGKSTTHFWKEQIIELGGDYVIWSNAPENPYLN
- a CDS encoding START-like domain-containing protein: MDSKIRYEIEFPINSSPQLLYQYISTPSGLSEWFADNVNSRGEFFTFIWNDSQEKARLASKKSGEKVKFKWVDESSKDTEYFFELHILVDELTKDVSLMVVDFADKEEIGEAKQLWENQISDLKHLIGSV
- a CDS encoding GIY-YIG nuclease family protein, whose translation is MEEFVVYILFSEKFNKNYTGFTSNLIERFKSHNLLVAKGYTVKYRPWEVVYVEFFNSKNEAIKREKYLKTGIGREFIKKLIDSL
- a CDS encoding ATP-binding protein — its product is MQKEIIVLLGGPGTGKSTLINELVARGYCCYPEISREVTLEAQKRGIEQLFLEQPLLFSEMLLEGRIQQFKSAVQEPDNVVFIDRGIPDVVAYMDYIGDEYPEYFIDACENYKYSKTFILPPWEEIYKSDTERYENFEQALEIQKHLIETYKKYGYDLIEVPKDTVENRILFILDKI